A single Phoenix dactylifera cultivar Barhee BC4 chromosome 1, palm_55x_up_171113_PBpolish2nd_filt_p, whole genome shotgun sequence DNA region contains:
- the LOC103702627 gene encoding protein DETOXIFICATION 54: MAEGKEKGRDVEEAGGGEGSRKMGRRVVEELRDLWGMALPITAMNCVVYLRAMVSVLCLGRLGRLELAGGALSIGFTNITGYSVLFGLASGLEPLCSQAYGSRNWDLLSLSLQRTILLLLLAAVPISFLWINLGPIMVALGQDLAITAAASSYCLYSLPDLLTNAFLQPLRVFLRSQGVTRPMAACSALAVALHVPLSALLAFGLGLGVPGVALAAAATNLNMTVFLLVYLRWRRICELTWRGWSREALGGLAPVLRLALPSCAGVCLEWWWYEIMTVLAGYLPDPTVAVGATAVLIQTTSLMYTVPMALAACVSTRVGNELGAGKPRRAKLAALVALGCALVIGVVHVVWTVTFRKRWASLFTKDAAVVNLAAAVMPLMGLCELGNCPQTTGCGVLRGTARPAVGARINLLSFYLVGTPVAVGLAFWLRVGFGGLWYGLLSAQVSCVVSVLVVVLGRTDWEVEASRAKKLTNSELGVIADDEEKALIIGDSVEGI, encoded by the exons ATGGCGGAGGGGAAGGAGAAGGGGAGAGACGTGGAGGAGGCCGGAGGCGGCGAGGGGTCGAGGAAGATGGGGAGGAGGGTGGTGGAGGAGCTGCGGGATCTGTGGGGGATGGCGCTGCCGATTACCGCCATGAACTGCGTGGTGTATCTTCGAGCCATGGTCTCGGTGCTCTGCCTCGGCAGACTCGGCCGCCTCGAGCTCGCCGGCGGCGCACTCTCCATCGGGTTCACCAACATAACCGGCTACTCCGTCCTCTTCGGCCTGGCCTCCGGCCTCGAGCCCCTCTGCTCCCAGGCCTACGGCTCCCGCAATTGGGACCTTCTGTCTCTCTCGCTGCAGCGCACCATCCTCCTCTTACTCCTCGCCGCCGTCCCTATCTCCTTCCTTTGGATCAATCTCGGGCCTATCATGGTTGCTCTGGGGCAGGACCTGGCCATCACCGCCGCCGCCTCGTCGTACTGTCTCTACTCCCTGCCGGACCTTCTGACGAACGCGTTCCTGCAGCCGCTCCGCGTGTTCCTCCGGTCGCAGGGGGTGACGCGGCCGATGGCGGCGTGCTCGGCGCTGGCGGTGGCGCTCCACGTGCCGCTGAGCGCGTTGCTGGCCTTCGGGCTGGGGCTGGGGGTCCCCGGGGTGGcgctggcggcggcggcgacgaaCCTGAACATGACAGTGTTCCTGCTTGTGTATCTCCGGTGGCGGCGGATTTGTGAGCTGACGTGGCGGGGGTGGTCGCGGGAGGCGCTGGGGGGACTGGCGCCGGTACTCCGCCTGGCGCTGCCGAGCTGCGCGGGGGTGTGCCTCGAGTGGTGGTGGTACGAGATCATGACAGTCCTCGCCGGCTACCTGCCGGACCCCACCGTCGCCGTCGGCGCCACCGCCGTCCTCATCCAGACGACCAGCCTCATGTACACCGTCCCCATGGCCCTCGCCGCCTGCGTCTCCACTCGG GTGGGCAACGAGCTGGGAGCGGGCAAGCCCCGGCGGGCCAAGTTGGCGGCCCTGGTGGCGCTCGGTTGCGCGCTGGTGATCGGCGTCGTCCATGTGGTGTGGACTGTGACATTCCGCAAGCGGTGGGCGAGCCTCTTCACCAAGGACGCGGCGGTCGTGAACCTCGCGGCGGCGGTGATGCCCCTCATGGGGCTGTGCGAGCTGGGGAACTGCCCGCAGACGACCGGGTGCGGCGTTCTGCGTGGGACCGCGAGGCCCGCCGTCGGGGCCAGGATCAATCTGCTCTCGTTCTACCTCGTCGGCACCCCGGTCGCCGTCGGCCTCGCCTTCTGGCTCCGGGTGGGCTTCGGCGGGCTCTGGTACGGCCTGCTGTCGGCTCAGGTGTCCTGCGTGGTGTCGGTGCTCGTGGTGGTACTGGGGAGGACCgattgggaggtcgaggctTCGAGGGCAAAGAAGCTGACCAATTCGGAGCTCGGGGTTATAGCTGATGACGAGGAGAAGGCACTCATCATAGGTGATAGCGTGGAAGGCATATGA